Proteins from a genomic interval of Sphingobacterium lactis:
- a CDS encoding GLPGLI family protein: protein MNRLFPKLFVFRIQIIVFLFISIKQNTCLAQNVISKVYYEFEHVDDRNQPENPHREDLVVYLTQEATIQKNVTTLAIREAVNDFIFNPNRQVNSNGAAVLNLPTIQKNISKYEYYHNFKNRQSFLFSHLFDTYYVIEDAFPDLAWELLDGTKKIGGFDCQLAKSNFGGRLYYAWFTTEIPYPYGPWKLLGLPGLILEAYDDNNEVSWKFNKFELVDSQNEEQIISPKDGIITTKEKFEKTFNSVKKNPIAARKAAVSSAKASGAFGLKLDNSIITEYSVGHQKREGFKEKVLNNPIEIGK, encoded by the coding sequence ATGAATAGACTTTTTCCTAAATTATTTGTATTTAGAATCCAAATTATTGTCTTTTTATTCATCAGTATTAAACAAAATACATGCTTAGCTCAAAATGTCATTTCAAAAGTTTACTATGAATTTGAGCATGTTGATGATAGAAACCAACCTGAAAATCCGCATAGAGAAGATCTTGTAGTTTACCTAACTCAAGAAGCCACAATTCAAAAAAATGTGACGACATTAGCTATACGGGAAGCCGTTAATGATTTTATATTTAATCCTAATAGACAAGTTAATTCAAATGGTGCTGCAGTATTAAATCTTCCAACCATACAAAAAAATATTTCAAAGTATGAGTATTATCATAACTTTAAAAACCGTCAAAGCTTTCTATTTAGTCATTTATTTGATACTTATTATGTCATTGAAGATGCATTCCCGGATTTAGCATGGGAACTTCTCGATGGCACAAAAAAAATAGGTGGATTCGATTGTCAATTAGCAAAATCAAATTTTGGAGGACGACTCTATTACGCATGGTTCACCACAGAAATACCCTACCCCTATGGTCCATGGAAACTACTTGGCTTGCCTGGATTAATCCTCGAAGCTTATGACGATAATAATGAGGTTTCCTGGAAATTCAACAAATTTGAATTAGTAGATAGTCAAAATGAGGAGCAGATTATATCTCCAAAAGACGGGATTATCACAACCAAAGAAAAATTCGAAAAAACTTTTAATTCGGTTAAAAAAAATCCTATTGCCGCCAGGAAAGCTGCCGTATCTTCCGCTAAAGCTTCAGGGGCATTTGGTTTAAAATTAGACAATTCAATCATTACAGAATATTCGGTTGGACACCAAAAAAGAGAGGGATTTAAAGAGAAAGTATTAAATAATCCGATTGAAATTGGTAAATAA
- a CDS encoding bleomycin resistance protein: protein MLTSICPKLPMRDKLATKSFYIIELGFSEAGREDFESYLILKKDHVELHFFSFQELDPLENYGQVYIRTDRIDELYQDFLTRDVKIHPNGNLAVKPWGQKEFSILDPDSNLITFGEAQ, encoded by the coding sequence ATGCTGACATCAATTTGCCCAAAGCTACCCATGCGGGATAAGCTGGCGACAAAATCATTTTACATCATCGAATTGGGTTTTTCGGAGGCCGGACGCGAAGATTTCGAAAGTTACCTTATCCTGAAGAAAGACCATGTGGAATTGCATTTCTTTTCGTTTCAGGAGCTGGATCCGTTGGAAAACTATGGCCAGGTGTATATCCGCACCGATCGGATCGATGAGCTCTATCAAGATTTTCTGACCCGCGATGTGAAGATCCATCCCAATGGTAATCTCGCTGTCAAACCGTGGGGACAGAAAGAATTCTCCATTCTTGATCCCGACAGCAATCTTATCACTTTCGGCGAAGCGCAGTAG
- a CDS encoding outer membrane beta-barrel protein yields the protein MKSSINGEMLHLLLFLALCAPHSLFAQFRPAIDIQITPGVSDVRNFGYAMDIDIHNFGMRTYDVSYVNHNQSSYMISAGFALSDQLSRHSHLGWRAGLHIRNGGFNVSSELLNLTGDYRPDDLLTLPPFNTSKRIDYWSLHAPISFTYQPFDRLGFSLGPDFYYQLSENPSSPRTYENSRNGLLGKHLGTSWNYYPQYTYPFQVGAHIGAFMPIGNKFMVEVQAFTDITPRLTIHKLNGISYRFREMGAHITVSYRLNPKH from the coding sequence ATGAAATCAAGTATCAACGGAGAAATGCTGCACCTCCTTTTATTTTTAGCGCTGTGTGCTCCCCATTCACTATTTGCTCAATTCCGCCCAGCTATCGATATTCAAATAACACCCGGCGTGAGCGATGTCAGAAATTTTGGCTATGCCATGGATATTGATATTCATAATTTCGGAATGAGGACGTACGATGTTTCTTATGTGAATCATAATCAATCCTCATACATGATCAGTGCTGGTTTCGCCCTATCAGATCAGCTTTCGCGGCATAGCCACTTAGGGTGGCGGGCCGGATTGCACATTCGCAATGGAGGCTTTAATGTTTCCTCGGAACTTTTAAATTTAACAGGAGATTACAGACCCGATGACCTATTGACCCTACCGCCCTTCAATACCAGCAAACGCATCGATTATTGGTCCCTGCATGCACCCATTTCATTCACCTACCAACCTTTCGATAGACTTGGATTTTCATTAGGGCCCGATTTCTACTATCAATTGTCCGAAAACCCATCCTCTCCACGAACCTACGAAAACAGCAGGAATGGGTTATTGGGAAAGCACTTGGGAACATCATGGAACTACTACCCACAATACACCTATCCCTTTCAGGTTGGGGCACACATTGGCGCATTTATGCCGATCGGCAACAAGTTTATGGTCGAAGTGCAGGCGTTTACTGATATAACTCCACGCTTGACCATCCATAAGCTGAACGGCATCAGTTATCGTTTCAGGGAAATGGGAGCCCATATTACAGTTTCCTATCGACTAAATCCCAAACATTGA
- a CDS encoding thiol-activated cytolysin family protein, whose translation MKKKIFVLTVVLMVCLEAFSQGKATVITAKAPEQLYLGAVLDKQSINTDTYRRLDIIQDELQVSFSIPGVRSMGVRSNSESMNQAIQAAVQKNGGVGTQEVSFSAGITELQDYNQLPIYFGQQINVANWFALSEKRRKQKSAFVLQLERIAFTVDMDLPPTGQFKVNQALLDKEAAKDLVYINSLNYGRKAIVIIESALAPEVVRPAFNQAVAQKPLSEKEQRILANCTFRVIKIGNNEGATQNTVNPLLDALQFVGKKFDLKDYGVPISFGAANFLDHSMFENQF comes from the coding sequence ATGAAGAAGAAAATTTTTGTTTTAACTGTTGTACTGATGGTCTGCTTGGAAGCCTTCAGCCAAGGAAAAGCAACAGTGATAACGGCTAAGGCCCCAGAACAGTTGTATCTGGGTGCGGTCTTGGATAAGCAGTCGATCAATACCGATACCTACCGCAGGCTGGATATCATCCAGGATGAGCTGCAGGTCAGCTTCAGCATTCCCGGTGTGCGCAGTATGGGGGTTCGGTCAAACTCGGAGTCCATGAACCAAGCGATTCAAGCCGCCGTGCAGAAAAATGGAGGCGTAGGGACACAGGAAGTATCCTTCAGTGCTGGCATTACGGAACTGCAGGATTACAATCAGCTACCGATATATTTTGGGCAACAGATCAATGTGGCCAATTGGTTTGCTCTCTCTGAAAAGAGACGTAAACAAAAATCCGCCTTTGTTCTCCAACTGGAGCGGATAGCCTTCACAGTGGATATGGACCTGCCACCCACTGGCCAATTTAAGGTCAATCAGGCTTTATTGGATAAGGAAGCTGCGAAAGATCTGGTCTACATTAATTCCCTGAACTATGGCAGGAAAGCGATCGTCATCATTGAGTCAGCACTGGCTCCAGAGGTGGTTCGTCCGGCATTTAATCAGGCGGTAGCACAGAAGCCACTGAGCGAAAAGGAACAGCGTATCCTGGCGAATTGCACCTTTCGTGTCATCAAGATCGGAAACAATGAAGGGGCAACGCAGAACACAGTAAATCCGTTGCTGGATGCCCTGCAATTCGTGGGCAAGAAATTCGACCTGAAAGATTATGGGGTGCCTATTTCTTTTGGTGCGGCCAATTTCTTGGACCATAGTATGTTCGAGAATCAATTTTAA
- a CDS encoding TonB-dependent receptor has translation MQKLKCILLLTGCFALPLLSRSQERSAKDSLANLKIEGIDILGHRLLRSNLVKIDHRTLQDIQAHTLGETVSHISGVQNSYFGPFAGAPVIRSLSGNRIKVMSNGLGINDLSGNSPNFNMGIDMDNVESITVHKGSAAVLYGGRAIGGALNVEGRTIPKKMDSVAFNARVQLEGSTNNGFKQAFQAQGNNKKNWAWHVSGSHMKIDKIRIPGNTKPDFVYDPKVIAFDSFLQGMAQLHVDAGHKLNTTIFPYLSQYVLDQFAQGNTDLSEEDKYTFKETYYDREDQMEKPNPRNDAFIPGQDPEKDRSIAYVNSIADYVKPEKGLIPNSHAQQYTFQAGTSYIRKDFFLGVGYETQFSKYGIPGYWTFHTPQHNHGHAGHTHPVTYLPINMKSISNRLKLASQYQVDQLGLSSIKLDYSGQFGSDRELLDIYQANTFETKRHALRMEIEQQPFHILSGTTGVDFAQADISGKGGLRYMPNSLSRELGLFTMQKLTYQFATLALGYRHDQVKRKAFPDAAYQTGRGMAGGEFRERDFHLNQFSGSLKFNITDIAFLEGHFNHSERAPEVNELYSGNNHFAILIEENGDDRLNKETANGIELNGGLNLKNLKISLGWYNTHYNDYLYLAHTGISRGMNFIVKEWRAADTEVQGFEGDASYILRFGDKRSWEFGGYFDLVKNENRSEDEMRDHYDGAYMPNMPTSRFGLSSKVNYGAIYFYVALDRYLEQRFLGKNLSVEPAMPAYSLLSARISYSGKLMKQKVEYHIAGNNLLNQEARPQNSWLKYVSPLPGANISFGVNVLL, from the coding sequence ATGCAGAAACTGAAATGCATCCTGTTGCTTACAGGATGCTTTGCTCTCCCCCTACTTTCCCGATCCCAGGAACGCAGCGCCAAGGACAGTCTGGCGAACCTTAAAATTGAAGGCATCGACATCCTGGGCCATCGGCTTTTACGAAGCAACCTGGTAAAAATCGACCACAGGACCCTCCAGGATATCCAAGCCCACACACTGGGCGAAACTGTCAGCCATATTTCCGGCGTGCAGAACAGTTATTTCGGTCCCTTTGCCGGCGCTCCCGTCATCCGGAGCCTCAGCGGAAACCGTATCAAGGTCATGAGCAATGGCCTGGGCATCAACGACCTTTCGGGCAACAGTCCCAATTTCAACATGGGCATCGATATGGACAATGTCGAAAGCATTACGGTGCATAAGGGATCCGCCGCGGTTCTGTATGGCGGCAGGGCCATTGGTGGGGCTTTGAATGTGGAAGGCCGCACCATTCCCAAGAAAATGGACTCGGTTGCCTTCAATGCACGCGTACAGCTGGAAGGCAGCACCAACAATGGCTTTAAGCAGGCCTTCCAAGCGCAGGGCAACAATAAAAAAAATTGGGCCTGGCATGTTTCAGGATCGCACATGAAGATCGACAAGATCCGAATCCCCGGGAATACCAAACCTGACTTTGTGTATGATCCGAAGGTTATCGCTTTTGACAGTTTCCTACAAGGAATGGCCCAGTTGCATGTGGATGCCGGGCACAAGCTCAATACCACCATATTCCCCTACCTCAGTCAATATGTGCTCGATCAGTTTGCCCAGGGAAATACCGACTTAAGTGAAGAAGATAAATACACGTTCAAGGAAACGTATTACGACCGAGAGGATCAGATGGAAAAGCCAAACCCAAGGAACGATGCCTTTATTCCAGGGCAGGACCCGGAAAAGGACCGCAGCATTGCCTACGTCAATAGCATTGCGGATTATGTAAAACCGGAGAAGGGATTGATTCCGAATAGCCATGCCCAGCAATACACGTTCCAAGCAGGAACAAGCTACATCCGGAAGGATTTCTTCCTCGGCGTGGGTTATGAAACCCAATTCAGCAAATACGGGATCCCCGGCTATTGGACCTTCCATACCCCGCAGCACAACCATGGCCATGCCGGACATACCCATCCGGTGACCTATCTGCCGATCAACATGAAGAGCATTTCCAACCGACTGAAACTGGCTTCCCAGTATCAGGTGGATCAGCTTGGCCTATCCAGCATCAAACTGGATTACAGCGGTCAATTTGGAAGCGATCGGGAGTTGTTGGACATCTATCAGGCCAACACATTTGAGACCAAGCGGCATGCCCTGCGGATGGAGATCGAGCAGCAACCTTTCCATATCCTGAGCGGAACGACCGGAGTCGACTTCGCACAAGCGGATATCTCCGGCAAGGGTGGACTTCGGTATATGCCCAATTCCCTGAGTCGGGAACTGGGACTCTTCACCATGCAGAAACTGACCTACCAATTCGCTACGCTGGCCTTGGGCTACCGCCATGATCAGGTAAAACGAAAAGCATTTCCCGACGCGGCCTATCAAACGGGACGCGGCATGGCCGGCGGGGAATTCAGGGAGCGTGATTTCCACCTGAATCAATTCAGTGGAAGCCTGAAATTCAACATCACGGACATCGCCTTCCTGGAAGGACATTTCAACCATTCGGAACGGGCGCCCGAGGTAAACGAACTCTATTCGGGCAACAACCACTTCGCCATCCTCATTGAAGAGAACGGGGACGACCGACTGAACAAGGAAACAGCAAACGGCATCGAACTGAATGGCGGCCTCAACCTGAAGAACCTCAAGATTTCACTGGGCTGGTACAACACCCACTACAATGATTACCTGTACCTCGCCCACACCGGCATCTCCAGGGGCATGAATTTTATCGTGAAGGAATGGCGCGCCGCAGATACGGAAGTGCAGGGTTTCGAGGGAGACGCCAGTTATATACTTCGATTCGGCGATAAGAGGTCATGGGAGTTTGGCGGTTATTTCGACCTGGTAAAGAATGAAAACCGTTCGGAGGATGAGATGCGGGACCATTATGACGGTGCCTACATGCCGAATATGCCAACCAGCAGATTCGGTCTATCCAGCAAGGTGAACTACGGAGCCATCTATTTTTATGTGGCATTGGATCGATACCTGGAACAACGGTTTCTGGGCAAGAATTTAAGCGTCGAACCAGCCATGCCGGCCTATTCCCTGTTAAGTGCCAGAATAAGTTACTCCGGCAAGCTCATGAAACAAAAGGTGGAATACCATATCGCAGGGAATAACCTGCTCAATCAGGAAGCCAGACCGCAAAATTCCTGGTTGAAATATGTTTCTCCATTGCCGGGAGCAAATATCAGTTTCGGTGTCAATGTGCTATTGTAG